One Paraburkholderia kururiensis DNA window includes the following coding sequences:
- a CDS encoding enolase C-terminal domain-like protein, translating to MNDAPSSRASRESREPRTEPTGKTDLTDGYERRFGPRITALRAAAYTIPAESPESDGTFSWNATTLVVAQIDAGGETGLGYTYSDACVASLMRDTLAPVLMHADPGDTGALWLRMQQRVRNLGRAGLAATAISALDCALWDLKAKLLHAPLAQVLGMARDAVPLYGSGGFTNYTDAHLAEQLGRWVAHDGCRAVKMKVGSDPARDPERVKHARAAIDSSAELFVDANGALSVQQALRAAEQFAPYGVTWFEEPVSSDDAAGLHAVRRRAPAGMDVAAGEYSYTADDSRRLLEARAVDVLQADVSRCGGVTGFMQAARLADAWHVPLSAHCAPALHLHVAAAVPGLRHQEWFHDHVRIESMLFDGAPTPRDGAIAPDLSRPGCGLAFRYADAQPFAVG from the coding sequence ATGAACGACGCGCCCTCATCACGCGCCTCACGCGAATCACGCGAACCGCGAACGGAGCCCACCGGCAAGACCGACCTCACCGACGGATACGAGCGCCGCTTCGGCCCGCGCATTACCGCCCTGCGCGCCGCGGCCTACACCATTCCTGCCGAGAGCCCCGAGTCCGACGGCACGTTCAGCTGGAACGCCACCACACTCGTGGTCGCGCAGATCGATGCGGGCGGCGAAACGGGACTCGGCTACACGTATTCCGATGCCTGCGTGGCGAGCCTGATGCGCGACACGCTCGCGCCCGTGCTGATGCACGCGGACCCCGGCGACACCGGCGCGCTATGGCTGCGCATGCAGCAGCGCGTGCGCAACCTGGGCCGCGCAGGACTCGCGGCCACGGCCATATCGGCGCTGGACTGCGCGCTCTGGGACCTCAAGGCGAAGCTGTTGCATGCGCCGCTCGCGCAGGTGCTCGGCATGGCTCGCGACGCGGTGCCCCTCTACGGCAGCGGCGGCTTCACGAACTACACGGACGCGCATCTCGCGGAGCAACTGGGCCGCTGGGTCGCGCACGACGGCTGCCGCGCCGTGAAGATGAAAGTGGGCAGCGACCCGGCGCGCGACCCCGAGCGCGTGAAGCACGCGCGCGCGGCGATCGATTCAAGCGCCGAACTCTTCGTCGACGCCAACGGCGCGCTTTCCGTACAGCAGGCGTTGCGTGCAGCAGAACAGTTCGCACCCTACGGCGTGACGTGGTTCGAAGAGCCCGTGAGTTCGGACGACGCCGCGGGGCTGCACGCCGTGCGTCGGCGTGCGCCCGCGGGCATGGACGTCGCCGCGGGCGAATACAGCTACACCGCCGACGATTCGCGCCGCCTGCTCGAAGCGCGGGCCGTCGACGTGCTGCAGGCCGACGTGAGCCGCTGCGGCGGCGTGACGGGCTTCATGCAGGCCGCGCGCCTCGCCGACGCGTGGCACGTGCCGCTCTCCGCGCATTGCGCGCCGGCCCTGCATCTGCACGTGGCCGCCGCGGTGCCGGGCCTGCGCCACCAGGAATGGTTTCACGACCACGTGCGGATCGAATCCATGCTGTTCGACGGCGCGCCCACGCCGCGCGACGGCGCCATCGCACCGGACCTGTCGCGGCCCGGCTGCGGGCTCGCCTTCCGCTACGCGGACGCGCAGCCGTTCGCGGTGGGATGA
- a CDS encoding gluconate 2-dehydrogenase subunit 3 family protein has translation MRKRDSVSWDDATRAVIDHRLAQRNVARFCNALEWQTLQALCAAIIPQAAGTSANSDGERDEERNEAHDPNREPAVPLAAYIDAKLADDVRDGFRDARLPPLREAWRTGLAALDAASRARHGVPFAQLRTASRDDLIRDMQRGALHGPEWRGMPSALFFTERVLHDLASAYYGHPQSWNEIGFGGPANPRGYVRMQANRRDPWEPAEAHDTTPAGLARVTRENRRVR, from the coding sequence ATGCGCAAACGCGACAGCGTGTCGTGGGACGACGCGACACGCGCCGTGATCGACCATCGGCTTGCGCAGCGCAACGTCGCGCGTTTTTGCAACGCGCTGGAATGGCAGACGTTGCAGGCCTTGTGCGCAGCGATCATTCCGCAGGCCGCGGGCACGTCGGCGAACAGCGACGGGGAGCGGGACGAAGAGCGGAATGAAGCACACGACCCAAACCGCGAACCCGCCGTGCCCCTCGCCGCCTACATCGATGCCAAGCTCGCCGACGACGTGCGCGACGGCTTTCGCGACGCGCGTCTGCCGCCGCTGCGCGAAGCGTGGCGAACCGGTCTCGCCGCGCTCGACGCCGCGAGCCGCGCGCGTCATGGCGTGCCGTTCGCGCAGTTGCGCACCGCATCGCGCGACGACCTGATTCGCGACATGCAGCGCGGCGCACTGCACGGCCCCGAATGGCGCGGCATGCCGAGCGCCCTCTTCTTCACCGAGCGCGTGCTGCACGACCTCGCTTCGGCGTACTACGGACATCCGCAATCGTGGAACGAGATCGGCTTCGGCGGCCCCGCGAATCCGCGCGGCTACGTGCGCATGCAGGCCAATCGCCGCGACCCGTGGGAACCCGCCGAGGCACACGACACCACGCCCGCGGGCCTCGCGCGCGTGACACGGGAGAACCGCCGTGTCCGATGA
- a CDS encoding GMC family oxidoreductase, protein MHHPRGRHGRAPDVFTPGGWVPMREYRQDEPVDFAIIGTGAGGGTLACRLAEHGFKVVALDAGAWWRPLEEFASDETHQSKLYWTDERLCDGDHPLKLGSNNSGKAVGGSTVHFAMVSLRFRPEWFKSRSLLGYGADWPIDWREMWRYYGEVEDALKISGPVNYPWGPPRPRYPYRAHELNASALVLARGCEALGIPWTPTPLATVSAPRGAAHPCVYRGFCVTGCATNAKQSALVTWIPRALRAGAEIRDLAMAGRISVNDQGRVDGVEYFREGRWQFQRARHVVVAGYAIETPRLLLMSATPRFPDGLANSSGLVGKNLMVQSNQAVWGLMDEEIRWYKGPPSLAMTEHWNYTDEGKDFFGGYCYMSQGPLPKAWAAVQTGRGLWGDALAAEMERYNHQAGLKIVGETLPQECNRVTLADEKDQYGLPIARVTHSYCENDLKLVEHSLDFMQRALEAAGGRNVWKQHDDTCHLNGTARMGDDPRTSVVNADCRSWDIPNLWICDGSVFPTVGGVNPSLTIQAIACRTADRIATLRARGEL, encoded by the coding sequence ATGCACCATCCGCGTGGCAGGCACGGCCGCGCGCCCGACGTCTTCACGCCGGGCGGCTGGGTGCCCATGCGCGAGTACCGCCAGGACGAGCCCGTGGACTTCGCGATTATCGGCACCGGCGCGGGCGGCGGCACGCTGGCCTGTCGGCTCGCCGAGCACGGCTTCAAGGTGGTGGCGCTCGACGCCGGCGCCTGGTGGCGTCCGCTCGAAGAGTTCGCCTCCGACGAAACGCATCAGTCCAAGCTCTACTGGACCGACGAGCGCCTCTGCGACGGCGACCATCCGTTGAAGCTCGGCAGCAACAACAGCGGCAAGGCCGTGGGCGGCAGCACCGTGCATTTCGCGATGGTGTCGCTGCGTTTTCGTCCCGAGTGGTTCAAGTCGCGCAGCCTGCTCGGCTATGGCGCGGACTGGCCCATCGACTGGCGCGAGATGTGGCGCTACTACGGCGAAGTGGAAGACGCGCTGAAAATTTCGGGGCCCGTGAACTACCCGTGGGGCCCGCCGCGACCGCGCTATCCGTATCGCGCGCACGAACTGAACGCCTCGGCGCTCGTGCTCGCGCGCGGCTGCGAAGCGCTCGGCATTCCGTGGACGCCCACGCCGCTCGCCACCGTCTCCGCACCGCGCGGCGCGGCGCATCCGTGCGTCTATCGCGGCTTCTGCGTAACGGGCTGCGCGACCAACGCGAAGCAAAGCGCGCTCGTCACATGGATACCGCGCGCGCTGCGCGCCGGTGCCGAGATTCGCGACCTCGCGATGGCCGGCCGCATCTCCGTGAACGACCAGGGCCGCGTAGACGGCGTCGAATACTTCCGCGAAGGCCGCTGGCAATTCCAGCGTGCGCGCCACGTCGTGGTGGCGGGCTACGCGATCGAAACGCCGCGCCTGTTGCTGATGTCGGCCACGCCGCGCTTTCCGGACGGCCTCGCGAACAGCTCGGGCCTCGTCGGCAAGAACCTGATGGTGCAGTCGAACCAGGCCGTGTGGGGGCTCATGGACGAAGAGATCCGCTGGTACAAGGGTCCGCCCTCGCTCGCGATGACCGAGCACTGGAACTATACGGACGAAGGCAAGGACTTCTTCGGCGGCTATTGCTACATGAGCCAGGGGCCGCTGCCGAAGGCATGGGCCGCGGTGCAGACGGGACGCGGCCTCTGGGGCGACGCGCTCGCGGCCGAGATGGAGCGGTACAACCATCAGGCAGGCCTGAAGATCGTGGGCGAAACGCTGCCGCAGGAATGCAACCGCGTGACGCTCGCAGACGAGAAAGACCAGTACGGCCTGCCGATTGCGCGCGTCACGCATTCGTACTGCGAAAACGACCTGAAGCTCGTCGAGCATTCGCTGGACTTCATGCAGCGTGCGCTCGAAGCGGCAGGCGGGCGCAACGTCTGGAAGCAGCACGACGACACGTGCCACCTCAACGGCACCGCGCGCATGGGCGACGACCCGCGCACGAGCGTCGTGAACGCGGACTGCCGCAGCTGGGACATTCCGAACCTCTGGATCTGCGACGGCTCCGTGTTCCCCACGGTGGGCGGCGTGAACCCGTCGCTCACCATCCAGGCCATTGCCTGCCGCACGGCGGACCGCATCGCGACGCTGCGCGCGCGCGGCGAACTCTGA